From the Butyrivibrio fibrisolvens genome, one window contains:
- the glgD gene encoding glucose-1-phosphate adenylyltransferase subunit GlgD — MRAIGIILAGGNSNKMGELSEKRAVCAMPIAGHYRSIDFALSNMSNSHIQTVGVITQYNAGSLNEHLSSSKWWDFGRKQGGMFIFTPTQTASNSRWYRGTADAIGQNLDFLRKCHEPYVIITSGDCVYKMDYNKLLEYHISKQADITVVCKDMPADVNTDRYGTIRMNEESRIDEFEEKPVVAKSNTVSCGIYVIRRRQLIELIEKAEAEERFDFVRDILVRYKDMKRIYGYKIKEYWSNIATVEDYYKTNMDFLKPEVRNYFFNEYPSIYTKVIDLPPAKYNVGVRVKNSLISSGCIINGTVEDSLIFKESFIGNNCYIKNSIILNDVYIGDNTHIENCIVESHGTIQANSYCKGEDKVKVVVENNERYVI; from the coding sequence ATGAGAGCGATAGGAATTATACTGGCAGGTGGTAACAGCAACAAGATGGGCGAGCTCTCTGAGAAAAGAGCTGTATGCGCAATGCCTATCGCAGGACATTACCGCAGCATTGACTTCGCACTTTCAAATATGTCCAACTCTCATATTCAGACAGTTGGAGTTATAACACAATATAATGCAGGCTCACTTAACGAGCATCTTTCTTCCAGTAAATGGTGGGATTTTGGTCGTAAGCAGGGTGGAATGTTCATATTCACACCTACTCAGACAGCCAGCAATTCAAGATGGTACAGAGGAACAGCAGATGCCATCGGTCAAAACCTTGATTTCCTTAGAAAATGTCACGAACCTTATGTGATCATCACATCAGGTGACTGTGTCTACAAGATGGATTACAACAAGCTCCTTGAATATCACATCAGCAAGCAGGCTGATATCACAGTAGTATGCAAGGATATGCCAGCAGATGTTAATACAGACAGATATGGAACCATCAGAATGAACGAAGAGAGCCGTATCGATGAATTCGAGGAAAAGCCTGTTGTTGCAAAATCAAATACAGTATCCTGCGGTATCTATGTAATAAGAAGAAGACAGCTCATCGAGCTTATCGAGAAGGCTGAAGCAGAAGAAAGATTCGATTTTGTACGTGATATCCTTGTAAGATACAAGGACATGAAGAGAATCTACGGATATAAGATCAAAGAATACTGGTCCAATATCGCTACAGTAGAAGACTACTACAAGACCAATATGGATTTCCTTAAACCGGAAGTCAGGAACTATTTCTTTAATGAATATCCAAGTATCTACACCAAGGTCATCGACCTTCCTCCTGCTAAGTACAATGTCGGAGTAAGAGTCAAGAACAGCCTTATATCAAGTGGATGTATCATTAATGGAACGGTTGAAGATTCTCTTATCTTCAAAGAATCTTTCATCGGCAATAACTGTTATATTAAGAACTCTATCATCTTGAACGATGTTTATATTGGCGATAATACTCATATTGAGAACTGCATCGTGGAAAGTCACGGCACGATACAGGCCAACTCCTATTGCAAGGGAGAGGACAAAGTCAAGGTGGTAGTAGAGAATAACGAGA
- a CDS encoding glucose-1-phosphate adenylyltransferase: protein MIKKEMIAMLLAGGQGSRLGVLTDRMAKPAVSFGGKYRIIDFPLSNCINSGIDTVGVLTQYRPLKLNSHIGIGISWDLDRNIGGVTVLPPYEKVGNSEWYTGTANAIYQNMEYMEAYHPDYVLILSGDHIYKMDYETMLDFHKANNADVTIAVMPVPMEEASRFGIMITDDQNQIVDFEEKPEHPRSNLASMGIYIFSWEALKEALTVNRDQPGLDFGKHVIPYCHGKGERLFAYEFDSYWKDVGTLTSYWEANMELIDIVPEFNLYEEYWKIYTKNDVQPPQYLGPDSTIERSIIGEGSEIEGEVYNSVIGSGVKIGKGTVVSHSIIMNGTQIGENSNIEKAIIAEQCRVGSNVKLGDGEEAPNETRPDIYREGLVTLGEGSVIPDKITIGKNVMINGVTDAHDYKNGKLASGKTLDKAGDET from the coding sequence ATGATTAAAAAGGAAATGATAGCCATGCTGCTCGCTGGAGGGCAGGGTAGCAGACTTGGCGTCCTGACGGATAGGATGGCCAAACCGGCAGTTTCATTTGGGGGAAAGTATAGGATTATAGATTTCCCACTCAGTAATTGTATTAATTCTGGAATTGATACAGTAGGAGTACTGACACAGTACAGACCTTTAAAGCTCAATTCACATATCGGAATCGGAATATCCTGGGACCTCGACCGTAATATTGGTGGCGTTACTGTTCTTCCTCCTTATGAGAAGGTTGGAAACAGTGAGTGGTACACAGGTACAGCTAATGCAATCTATCAGAATATGGAATATATGGAAGCGTATCATCCGGATTATGTCCTGATACTGTCCGGTGACCATATATATAAGATGGATTATGAGACAATGCTCGATTTCCATAAGGCCAATAACGCAGATGTAACAATCGCAGTTATGCCTGTTCCGATGGAAGAAGCCAGCAGATTCGGAATCATGATAACTGATGATCAGAATCAGATCGTAGATTTTGAGGAAAAGCCTGAACATCCTCGTTCCAATCTGGCTTCAATGGGTATTTATATCTTTTCCTGGGAAGCACTTAAAGAGGCTCTCACAGTTAATCGTGATCAGCCGGGACTTGATTTTGGTAAGCATGTAATTCCGTATTGCCATGGCAAAGGAGAAAGACTCTTTGCTTACGAGTTTGACAGTTACTGGAAGGACGTAGGAACACTTACTTCATATTGGGAAGCTAATATGGAACTTATAGATATAGTTCCTGAGTTCAACCTCTATGAAGAATACTGGAAAATCTATACCAAGAACGACGTTCAGCCTCCGCAGTACCTCGGACCTGACAGTACTATAGAAAGAAGTATCATAGGCGAAGGATCTGAGATCGAAGGTGAAGTCTACAACTCCGTAATAGGCAGCGGTGTCAAGATTGGAAAAGGAACTGTTGTCAGCCATTCAATCATAATGAATGGTACTCAGATTGGAGAGAACAGTAATATAGAAAAAGCGATCATCGCTGAGCAGTGCCGTGTTGGTTCTAACGTTAAGCTTGGTGATGGCGAGGAAGCTCCTAACGAGACAAGACCTGATATCTACAGAGAAGGACTTGTAACTCTCGGTGAAGGATCTGTTATTCCGGACAAGATAACCATCGGCAAGAATGTAATGATCAACGGCGTTACTGATGCGCACGACTATAAGAATGGTAAGCTTGCAAGTGGCAAGACTCTGGATAAGGCAGGTGACGAAACATGA